The DNA region GATTCTAAAAGAAATGAGTTAAGCCCCTGGAGCAACATGTTTGGCTATCTGCATTACTTAACAGATCCTCCAAAGGGCTTTATGGGATGAAAGCAGAAGAGGTGGAGAAGATAAAGAGAGGGGAGTAAACTGGAGGgttcaaattattttataagatatatttttgttatagaTGCTGAATACAAATTCCCTGTTTAACACAAACACTTTATAACTGTGTTTTCTTGTATGATTGCACAAAAGCAGGGGATGCAAATATATAGCACACACTAAGCACGTAGGCTGCTTTGACAAAGGCATAAGCCCATACTGTAGAGGCGGCTCACTCCATACTGATGGCCCGTTTATTCCCATCTGTTGCCCTCAGCTCTCTGACTTTATCTCCATTGTGTTAACTCATTACATTCGCCTTAACCTTAACCCCTTAATTGCCACCCTCCAGTTTTCCTTGCACATCCTCCCCCCTCTTGGAGACAGTGTGCCACGTTGCCCGTGCACTAATCTGATGGCGTCTGCCTTCCAAACACCTGCCGTGTGCggaaaaacctctgaaactcCTCCCATATTCCACACACAACACCCATTCCAGCGTGAGCGGATCAGCACACATGACCGCGAGCAGGCAGGCGTGCATGCAGACAGATGCGACCGTggatgcagatacagataattagACGGACAACCTCATTCCCTGAAAATCCAGACCAGATCTCTTTTTCTCTAGGCTCCGTGTGCACCTAGTTTTCCCTCACACTCAAAAGACTGACAAGACAAACAAGAGTCGCCTTTTGTCCTGCCTCTTTGCCCAGACATGTATTTGAAGACAGTGACATGTAGGCCCAGGCCTCTTTGCTTTAACAATAACACTCTCGACCCCCCAATGAGGGGTGGAGGGCCAGACATGAGGCGATGTGACAGTTCTGGTGCGGCCAACACAATAGCAGGTTTTTCTTTTGACTGCCTGGCTGGCTATACGCCACAGAGTACTTTCTTTCACTATTAATAATCCAACAAATAGTCATGTTTgcctgaaaaacatgtttaaccaTATCAGAGCACAGGAAATATCGGCTCTGTGTATGGATGATTTTGCTTTGGTCAGATGTCTTAGATTGATAGAAGAAAGGACTAACAGATAAAGTTCAACACTCATTATCATAAGTATCACACAATTTGTGATACTTCTCCggttatttaaaattatttagagAGGAACTTTGTTGCCCATAATTTTATGTAAGTACTTACTCTAGAATGAggtctatgtgtgtgtctgtatgggAGCTTCTAAAATGAAGTTTGTTGATAATGGATTATTGATCGTGAGTTAGACCACACTGCTCCCTCAGGGCTCATCCTGGTTGGCCAGGAATGAATACATCTCTTCATGCTCCACCTCACCCACTCAATTTCGGCATAGGAAACCAAAGGACCCACACACGCATGTTGAGACACTGACCCGCGCTCTAATACGTAGAGACAGGCGTCGCTCATCCACCAAGAGACAAAGGTTACTTTAAAATCTGTGTGAAGCAAATTGGCTCAGTGGGCTCGCTCTCTTAGGACAGggtttgtagttttttttacacatactgaGAGAAACCACCTAATATGTTAGCAACCTCTGCTCTCATTGTTAGTGCAATCAAAGTGAAAGCTTTCTGCTATGAGAGAAGTTAAGGTACCTATCAGCAAAAGGAAACAGAGAAGAGATGTGATTttgtttgacagaaaaattTCATCAGGCctctggcagttttttttttttatttgggagaACAAAATACTGATTCACATAATCATCACAACGTAATGATTTCAATATAATCCACAGTCTAAAGATTTTATTACGCAACTGTTATTGAAATCACACTCAATCATTCAAGcattaaaaaggcaacaagccaaaaaagctctattaatattatttatttacttgttgaATTTTAAGCCATAGTATtgaatttcttgtacttttctgaattcttaagttattttaaaagctCCAGTGTGCAGAATTAAGGGGAATATATTGGCTGTAATGtgatataatacaataaatatttctttagcattatgtttttggtaaCTTAGAATGAACTATTCATTACATCTATATCTACATCAGGTGCAGGTCCTAATGTTCCCGGAAtagcccaaaacagacaaaccaaacaccggCTCTACATCggtccatttgcatttttgtgtcagccaccgTAGTTAGCAGCCCTTCTTAGATGAGCcaaacagtgttggaaaaacactgttttttatgaCTTATAGTTTACTGAATTTCAAATGTTTCAACAACACCAAACCACCTCATAGATAACCATACAACACAAGCCTTGAACAACACTAGACAGAGGaatttataatgaaataaataggtaaatatGGATCAACTAATACTGAAATAGCATTTTGAAGACGTTTTTGgtgtagaatttcaaaagaacagtccaaaaagtcaccatttaaaatgttgaaaaatggcttaCTATAGTAGCGTCAGGGTTTGGGAGTCAGGTCCAGGGTTAGGGTTGGGAATTCATTGTTCTGATAAACTAATTAATCAAGATAAGTATTAACATGAGACAACAAGTTAACTTGTCAGCTTCCAGCTGTACCACTGTTAAATGTCCACTCATTAAAATAGTGTCCAGTGCGCCATTGCCACATCAACCCTCCTGTGTTTATGACGACCCCAACAAGAACTGTACAAAATACAGTGTCTCTgtgtaaatacaaatacacataacaTTTTGTAACAAACATATCAATATAAGCCTGACTGCGTATTTTATGAGTCTGATGAAAAtcacttatttttaacattgaaCAGCttgaatctgtgtttttactgggtTTAATCacttggtattttttttttcccaacggAAGGgacctttgtggataatttagcttctggtaaaaacctcttgaacatcTGGATGCTaggtaaacaaagaaaaaatgtgagcacaaACTATGTACTCGGTTAGTGGCCCGTCTGCAATAAGCCAAACTGCacaggagaaacactgatttgtaacaaaaaaatgactttatccCGTggttttaccagtttaaattaCGTCACCTGTTTGTTCTGGAGAGGAAGTTACCGCTGTGGAAAAATTAGACTCCCGGTAAAAACTGGAGCTGAAAGCACTACACATacttacattacattatattttctttcagtaAGAAGGCTACGAGACACTAGCTGGTTTTGCTCTCAGTACATTTGCAAACAGAGCACAGGCTGCTGTGGGCCATAGccaatacaaaaacaagaacagccAAATTTGCTGTCTGCTCTCTGCCTCAGCATCTGCTTTCATACTCCCTAAAAGGCAAACTTTCTTTCTTCAAACTAGCAGGAAAACAGCTACCCCTCCCCCAAATGGTCTGCCAATCACTAGTACACTATTTCACAGAACTGCAGTCATAGGTAGCTGAAGTGACTGACAGGCTTCACACCTTCTCCTGTAATAACACGTTCACTTACATCCAGGAAATCTCTTAACTGTAACAACAGtactttttaactgttttaacacaataaccctttaaaatgtaactaCTAACATGTCACACAGTCTGTTACAAAATGTATCATCACTGTAAGTTATCCAAAACGAAATAACAGTTTGGTGCTCTCTGCAAAGCTCGAGCCTTTACAGGTATTGCTAAATTGTGGCATACAtcctttctttgtttcattttgtattattgGCTTTGTTGGTTTATTGCTCTTACTGGTTATTATTGTTTCATGTATgaacattgtttattttatcttcaTTCTTCTCTTAAGAACGATAACACTatagagaaaatatatatttgatgaTATTCTATGTATTTATCACAAGTctaatttttttcctcatctttctcttcttgtttttcaggtgttCTTGCTGAGACAGTATGCAACTGGATAAAGAACATTTCCGCAAATATCAGCATGGACATTAAAGCTGTCATGTTTTGCAAGTGTTTGATGCCTAATCTGAGAACTCACTAACTCTCAGAAGATAAACTTTGCATAGTCAAGAGGATTTTATtacacagctgtgtttttttgacatactggtGCTCCAGGAAGAGTAATGGAGAcagaagagagggaggatgtATCACAAAAACCCACAGCTAATAAaaaggcagagacagaggaaaatGTGACCTCTGGCCACACCTGTGGGGTGTGTGGCCGCAGCTTTCCTCTCCTCAGCTCTCTGTCACAGCACATGAGAAGGCACACGCGGGAGAAGCCGTACACGTGTCCATACTGTGAGCACAGGACGGCTCAGAAGGGCAGTCTGAAGGCCCACATTCGAAGCCATAAGCTGGGTTTATTCAGCCATAACCTCAGTGACAAAGAGGGGGACGGGGATCTAGAGCAGAAAGATAACCCAGAGACATCCAACCCTCCTGAAATCGTCAGCACGTCTAATAAAGCTCATACTGTCAACGGGAAAGTGAAGAAGAAAGGAaccaagaaaaaagtaaagagtaAAGGTGTTGAGGTCGGTGAAGGGGCTGATGATGTGTCCTGTACCTGCACCATTTGTGGCCAGGTTTTCCCTCAGGTACTACTCCTTAAAACCCACATGAAAAGGCACCGCAGCTCCCAGGATCATGGTTGCCGGATTTGTGGACGCCGTTTCCGCCAGGCATGGTTCCTCCAAAGTCATATGCGCATACACCGGGTCAAAGCCCAGCTAAGAGGTGGCAAAAGCAGTGAGCTGCCTGCCACCATCAACGGAGTTCCTCAGGACTCAGCATCGCTGACAAATGAAGAGTGCCTCTATGAACTCTGTGCCAGCTGTGGGAACTTCTTCTATGACCGCAAGGCATTACGAATTCATGAAAAGCTACATAAACCGAACCACAGCCGCACTCAGACACAAAATCCACCACAGGACGACACTGTTTCCTCAGAGCCGCACAGTGCTAAGAGGCATTTTTTGGAAAGCCTCAACCTCACATGTGCTGAGGCAAGGGACACTCCTGAGGACAAGAGCCTGGGCAGGCGAATTCCAGAACTGGATCCGGTTTGCAGCTACCAAGCATGGCAGTTGGCCACAAGGGGACGACTGGTGGAGGCCGCAGAGAAATGTCTGGGATGGGAGGAGAGGCTAGCAGATGCGGAGGTGGCATACGACACAGAGAAGGGCGAGTATGTTCCTCTGaaacaggagaagaagaggaagcaAATCGACGCCTCCAGCTCCACCGTCAAGAAAATTAAGGGTGATACAGGCCTCGATCACACATCCAACAACTTGGCTCACAGTAATAAAGGTGCTGACAAGAGGATTTCCCAGAAAGACCGTATTCTGTTGAACGGACTCGGTCATGCGTTTTATGAGGCGCTGCAGACTAAGAAAGTAAAAGATGTTCACCTCACTCCTAAACAGACCAGCAGCACCAGGAGCCAAGATCAGGAGGGTAAGCCACACACATCCACCACAAATTCTGTGCTGCAGTTTGGACAGTAGTTCAAAATCCTTAAACAATGGGAATCAATTACCAGGCCCAGTTTTTGCTGGGGACAGTTGCTTTGATTAAATATTgcatcctttttgtttaaagcAAATTATAAGAGGTTATGTTTGTGGAAATGCAGATGTGCCTCAATATAGACAAACCAGGAGTCTCTCTTTTATTGCTATAAGTTTAATTTACCTGGCCACCAATGTGGAAAAGGGAGACCTCTAGTgaatttaaaactgaattacAACAACTGTAATGGCACTTGTTTATACAATAAGGTTTTGAGCATACATACTCATTAAAGCTTTCTCTAAGGCTTTGGTATattttaaagagagaaatatttattcagaatattttttattagcTAAAGGAAGATTTTGGTGACTATACTTTACGAATGCACAACAATACAAAGTGACTGTTTCGTTTTAGTGGTTTTAACAACCCCAACAGCTGTACTGAGAGAGCAggagccatttttttttagaaccgTTTTATCTTGGAAACTAGAAATCGGTGtctttcaaacagaaaaaaaaacccactttgtTGTGGTTCTGGGGAGTAAAAATTGTAACACATGTTACACTGAGCCTATTGgtgaatcataaaaaaaatttcagcaAACTCATCATAAATCATCAGAGGATGCATCCTTTTGTTTCCCTACTATACTGTAAACAACAAATCTGTGCTGACACTGACAGGAGGAGAGCTACAGTAGTTAAGATAGCTGTTAGCAGCCAGCAGGGGAAAACCTACAGCTAACAGAGGGTGTGCTGAGTAAAATTATGATGCATTTAagctctattcagtaaaaatgagtattgaacAAAGGAAAATGCTTATGATGTGTTTAGCTGTTCTTGTAAagttttggtgagaaacttgaatacAGTTGTTTGCAGGAgaaatttgatgttttcatagcagtataaaataaatattagagAGGAAATTGTCATATGTAATAAAAAGGcttttgaagcatttttaagaaataattcATGTGAAAGGTTGtattaaaggttgtttcattttaaaacagttcaggatttttacattgatttcttttttccctgtcAAAAAGGGGggaataaaatataagaaaatatactacaacagcaaaaaaaaaaagacttacatTAGCGATCAgtcaaattgtaatttttaacatCTGTATTGATACTGACCTAGAATTTCACAATTGTTGGATTCCTATCTATGCTGTATACATACTgacaaaacacttaaattctAGGCATTTCCTTCACTTTGCCTTTTCTGTTCTTACctacagataaaaaaacatacttctGCGAGCACTGTGATTTCCACACTGTTGACGCCTCACTACTCAGGTCACACCTGCACAGGCAGCACCAGGACTTCCTGGGTCCCTACAGCAAACACAGcaccattttggacaacatgaaCCAGAGTGGTCCCAAAGCCTCAAGATACATGGACTACCTCAGAAACAGGAGTGTGTTGCTCAGTCAGTCATACTGGAATCCTTACACATGTCCGCTCGGCCAGGGGTCAGCAGAGTCAAGCATTAAAACAGAGAAGTCAAATACTGCTGAGGTTACAGGGCAGGGACAAAGCACTAATGACACTGGAAATCTCCTTAATCTGTCTTCATTACCTATGAGTGAAGGAGATGGCACTGTAAATTATTCCGTTAAGACAGAGGGCTTGGTGAGACATCAGTGCCCATACTGCTCCCATACCACCAACTACCCAGAAGTACTGTGGATCCATCAGAGGGTTGCACACAGGGTGGATGGCAGCAGTACCATGGCACCCAAGTGGGCACCCTGCACCAACAGCCCCAAGAGTTTAAAGGTGGGTACTACCCTGTGGAGACGCACGGGGCCTCCGCCATTCCTGGAAGGCAAGGACTGCCCTACTTTACCTGCTCCAAGAACTCAGCGCACACAGCCTCCAGGTTTGACAACccatagcagcagcagcagcagcagcagcagcaagcacCCAGCCCCCAAGACCCAATCAGGTGTCCCTAAGTCCAAGCACCAGTCTAAGGACTCACGCTCCTCAGAAGGGACGCAGTCGAGTGGGAGGATGGGACCCCTACCTCAAAAGAAGTCTGGTGAACACAACCGGACAGAGAAGGCAAGAAGTAAAAGCTCCAGCAACCAAGCGACTTCATCAAGCAGTTTTGTTCACAGCAAGAGTGCCCCGAGTTTCCAGCCCACAAGCAGCCCCAAACACAGAGGCCATAGAGCAGCAGTCGAAGGAAACTTCCCACAGGAGGGTTTGGGTTTCATGTTGGCCAGAAACCATGGCGGGACTTCATCTAACGCCTCTGCAGATAGACCTCATTCCCGCAGGCAGTCGTGTGACTCTTCTTCAGGTCCAAAGGGTCCTGATCTGTGGGCTGCAATGAACATGTGGGGTCACAAAGCATATTTAGAACCACTTCGTTATGCTCAGGTAAAGAATGAATCATCAGGAGAAATGCCAATGGACATTAATATTTTGAGTCTCCTGAAAAACTACAGTCCCCATGATTTGGCTGCTCTTTACCAGCACTGGGGATTTGTTGATCCCAGGATTGATCCACAAGGTGAGcagctttgtttgtgtgtttaatataGTCAAAACAGGCGGATGAGAAACTGAATACTGATTTTCCTAGCTGTCTGAATGCTAAAATTTGAATGGATTAAAAACTAGTGTCCGCTTCACCTTACACACTGGCAACCCAGTAAGAGTGACGCCTAGTGGGGCTAtgtgatatgacaaaatatatcatctgacaaaaaaagtctatcctttcatattatgctatatCAGTTCCTTTCATTTACGTAATCTGATAACGCTTTGCATCCATCCGCGTGGCCAAAGGGGTGTCTACACCAGACCCCCAACAAGCTGGTCCTTCAAAATAGCACCATGGGTtccattttgatttatttaattataacaatacttttatTAAACATAACTACAACAGATCTTTATTTAATACTTCACTTTATTTAATGCtatatatagtattttattCAACTAAATTACAACAGTAgttcatgtaactttttttttattgtggtagctactttatttgtaattgtagttcatttaataattttgtattttgttttttgtttttttagtttacagtacttaagaaaataaagaaaaatatcagaatatGTATTGTGTATCGCCATATAgcccaaaaatattgtgatattattttaaagccatattgcccagccctattgTCTATTGTTATGATGTATTACTTTGAAGGATGAGTGATTGTCAGCAAAAAGCCTtcataaaatcatgtgaaatctgtgaaaatcaaaatgagaaatgaccatgatatttatgtttacatgtcTATTTTTATacgtatttttacagcaatgtTGCAGTTAAATGGAAATTTTGGAAAAGATGTCCACTCCAACTCCGAAGCTTCTAAACAAGTATGTTGTCTTCGCAGCAGCcactgatattgttttgttgttttgcatatAAATTATCTCCAAGGCTCCAGTATATGGAAAAATTAGTTAAGTGACCTTAATTGTAATCAAACGCTCAATTCTTACATTTTTACCGCTTACATTACagatatgttttcatgtgtaACTTAAGTGTTTTAGAtaagaaaacaataataattttacgTTTCTGAACTTATCATAGATAATAAACATAAGCCACTTTCACTGCTGTTAGGGTTGCCTGCAGTGTTAAAGTAAATACAACTCTAAGAgaatattaaagggacagttttggtttttttaagtggggttgcatggtacttatccatagtcagtgtaatATCTGTAGTAGATGGCCATCCGTAaatccccagtttggagaaacaggcatGGAAGCTCAGCAATTTACTGCTGTTGACAAGGGCAGGTACAAAATGTACttcagccacctaaaaatatCGATATCAATTTAAGTCTACacaaatattttcaccacttaaaCTTGCAGTCAGACAGTCCTAAATAAACCAGTTATATAGCCTACCCTTAAACTCATGTCAATTTTCAGTGGTACTTTTTTCGCGTCAAAAATACTTTGCTGCTGCCCTCATCCCTGTTAAACCAAAGGTGTGTCAAACGCTATCTACAATTGGTAATACAGTGACTTTGAAATAGTACCTTATACAACCCTacttaaaaaatccaaactttccctttaaccttcagcaaaaataaataaataaaaaatgtaaaaaaaaagagctgaggtgcttttttacacaaaaaaatgtcatacattCAATGAGTGTGGCTATTGCTCAGACTATTGTCTCCAAACTGCTATTCAGTTGGTGGTGGGACAATGAGATTTTGCCTTAATTGCAGTGAAATGCGTAAGTCAGTCAGCTGACTGCAAACCTGGTCTGTCAATTTCCTTTTCTAAAATTAAGAACAGCATAAAAGTCCTTCTGTCCCTCACCAGTATGTACAGTGTGTCTTCACCAACTGTGTGTTCCTGTTCTTGTGTCTGTACCTTGTCTGAATACAGTCTGTCACTTCTGTGCACACGTGCGTCTGCGTATTTTCATGCGTTTGCATGCACGGCTGTCAACTTCCACAACCTGGCTGTCTCTTCCTTCTCGTTTCTGTAAGAGAGGCTGACAGGGATGAggcaaacaaataataaaaaaacattgttgtcCCCCTCAGGGTAAAAACTCGCCCAGCATCTCCATATGGTGTGTCATCAGCCTGTCAGTCAGGCCTACCCTGATGCTACCTACAACTGCTCTtgctttctcctctttctccctaaAGTAATACGTGGGCAACTTTTTAAACACTAAAGATGGGCACTAGCTCAGTCTGTAGGGGTGAGGAATTACAAATCAGATTATCTAATATGAATAACACTGTGGGGGCAGTAATATTAGAACATATTTTGTGCTAATATATGATAAATTATGAAAGCTTGCTTTATGTTATTTGCTTCTCCATGTCTTTTGGTctttaaactgtcttttttcagaAGGCACTTGGTCAATAATATGTTCATATTTCACAACATCAAGCCTTTTAATGTGCAGCTTTACATTAACGACACATTACAGGTCAGCTAATGCACAAGGtcctgcataaaatagcatagcATAGTGTAACTCAGCCTGCACTTAACAAGAAATTCAGTTATGAAGTTTAGAGGTATTAATATATGCTGTACACCCCAGAACTGGTCAGGTATATTATACAGTATTTCACTGAGGGCATCAACACTAAATAGACAACACAGATCGATTAAACAAGGCGTTCtgtaagaaaatgtttgtttgtttgattttttttttttttgtcaatattcgAAAAGCTGAATTCTAACAACTCTTTTGGCCGATGACCGATACAGAtagatatatccactttttccccccacctaattttagtgatcataaAGTCTTGAactaacatc from Plectropomus leopardus isolate mb chromosome 18, YSFRI_Pleo_2.0, whole genome shotgun sequence includes:
- the LOC121958188 gene encoding zinc finger protein 516-like is translated as METEEREDVSQKPTANKKAETEENVTSGHTCGVCGRSFPLLSSLSQHMRRHTREKPYTCPYCEHRTAQKGSLKAHIRSHKLGLFSHNLSDKEGDGDLEQKDNPETSNPPEIVSTSNKAHTVNGKVKKKGTKKKVKSKGVEVGEGADDVSCTCTICGQVFPQVLLLKTHMKRHRSSQDHGCRICGRRFRQAWFLQSHMRIHRVKAQLRGGKSSELPATINGVPQDSASLTNEECLYELCASCGNFFYDRKALRIHEKLHKPNHSRTQTQNPPQDDTVSSEPHSAKRHFLESLNLTCAEARDTPEDKSLGRRIPELDPVCSYQAWQLATRGRLVEAAEKCLGWEERLADAEVAYDTEKGEYVPLKQEKKRKQIDASSSTVKKIKGDTGLDHTSNNLAHSNKGADKRISQKDRILLNGLGHAFYEALQTKKVKDVHLTPKQTSSTRSQDQEDKKTYFCEHCDFHTVDASLLRSHLHRQHQDFLGPYSKHSTILDNMNQSGPKASRYMDYLRNRSVLLSQSYWNPYTCPLGQGSAESSIKTEKSNTAEVTGQGQSTNDTGNLLNLSSLPMSEGDGTVNYSVKTEGLVRHQCPYCSHTTNYPEVLWIHQRVAHRVDGSSTMAPKWAPCTNSPKSLKVGTTLWRRTGPPPFLEGKDCPTLPAPRTQRTQPPGLTTHSSSSSSSSSKHPAPKTQSGVPKSKHQSKDSRSSEGTQSSGRMGPLPQKKSGEHNRTEKARSKSSSNQATSSSSFVHSKSAPSFQPTSSPKHRGHRAAVEGNFPQEGLGFMLARNHGGTSSNASADRPHSRRQSCDSSSGPKGPDLWAAMNMWGHKAYLEPLRYAQVKNESSGEMPMDINILSLLKNYSPHDLAALYQHWGFVDPRIDPQAMLQLNGNFGKDVHSNSEASKQVNSRSTSSSGSLHKGT